Proteins co-encoded in one Neosynechococcus sphagnicola sy1 genomic window:
- a CDS encoding chromate transporter — protein MPLPLARSPPGPVFTTATFIGYILAGNPGAIAATVGIFLPAFVLVALVNPWVPKLRASSWMGGFLDGVNAAALGLMAVVTWRLGQAALVDVLTLGIAVVSWVMVFGSAVNSVWLVIAGALIGFLVQA, from the coding sequence ATGCCGTTGCCATTGGCCAGATCACCCCCGGGTCCTGTGTTCACCACCGCAACCTTTATTGGCTATATCCTGGCGGGGAACCCTGGGGCGATTGCGGCAACAGTGGGGATTTTTCTCCCCGCCTTTGTGCTAGTGGCATTGGTCAATCCTTGGGTGCCCAAACTACGAGCTTCCTCTTGGATGGGGGGCTTTTTAGATGGGGTGAACGCTGCGGCTCTCGGACTGATGGCGGTTGTCACTTGGAGGTTGGGGCAGGCGGCTTTGGTGGATGTGCTGACTTTGGGCATCGCTGTTGTCAGTTGGGTGATGGTGTTTGGGAGCGCCGTCAATTCTGTCTGGCTGGTAATAGCTGGGGCACTCATCGGCTTTTTAGTCCAAGCTTGA
- a CDS encoding chromate transporter gives MPEPLEEIPGIQRSDVRIFPPQIDPEQNPQRLRELALVFLKLGAIAFGGPAAHIAMMDDEVVNRRQWMSREKLLDLIGGDEFNSWPQLYGTRHSHWL, from the coding sequence GTGCCCGAACCCCTTGAGGAAATTCCCGGAATACAACGTTCTGATGTCAGGATTTTTCCCCCGCAAATTGACCCGGAGCAGAATCCCCAGCGATTGCGGGAACTGGCGCTGGTGTTCTTGAAGTTAGGGGCGATCGCCTTTGGGGGGCCTGCGGCTCATATCGCCATGATGGACGATGAGGTGGTGAACCGTCGTCAGTGGATGAGTCGGGAAAAACTCCTGGATTTAATCGGGGGTGACGAATTTAATTCCTGGCCCCAACTCTACGGAACTCGCCATTCACATTGGCTATGA